The DNA sequence TCCTATTGTATAAAACAAGCTGGTGTCTTTATCGTGGATGGAGATATCCCATTATGGGTTTATCTAAATTTCAGGAGTTTGAAGAACAGCATGCAAATTTGAGATTTTGGCAAAGCCTCAGAACAGCATGATCATTTCTACCTGTGGAATACACAAGGTGTGAAATTTAAGAGCACAAACACATAAATTATGaattacacatgcattttattaTCATAAAAGCTCTTATTTATCACTGTATACTGAGTATTAACTAGAAGTTAACTTAGATTAGAACTTAAgtttactgaaaaaagtaaagCATAAGCATATTGATACTATCACACAGTGTATCTCACATTTTTGTTATATACTGctcacaaatataaatataaatataaatctatGAATATAGAAAATACTATATACTGTGCAATGTAGTACAGAAATAGTAAGAATATACTCTAAAAAATCTTGGGTTAAAATAAttcaagttgggttaaatatggacaaacccagcatttgggttgttttgacctagcgattgggttaaatgtttgacccaacttgctgggcagttttatttaacccaaatactgtttaaaaatgactatatggctgatttaaaatgaacccaaagtatgttggaaatcagacacataattagtagaggcaacaataataatcaaaaggtgaacatttattaataagcaatttaatacaagtatattatttaattaattattatttattaaaattattaataaatgttcatttccaacctattttgagttcattttaagtgagccatatagtaatttttaaacaatagttgggttaaataaaactgcccagcacgttgggtcaaacatttaacccaaccgctgggtcagaacaacccagtcgctgggtttgtccatttttaacctaacttgggttatttttaacccagcattttttagagtgtagcacGGTAGCATGCATTTCCATACAGAGTCATTGATTAAAGGTACAGGATGTATTTTCTGTGTTGCAGAACATTACAAGCATGGTACAAACACCTATTATATAAAGTGTCTCACAAAAGCAAAAGTTTAaagaaaaaagactgaaacTGAATTTGCATACTAGCAATACTCTTTCAATATTTGCCATATAGTAATAATGAACCCACTTTAAATTACtataggtgtctttaactataTGCACTTacaaaattcattttatttgcaaGTAATTACATACATGATTaaaaatttgtcattttcgtGAAAGTAGCCTACAGCAATATACCGTGAATTAACAGCACTCAAAGTCGACTCTCTCCGATGCTGTGTTCAAAATTACACCCAGACCCTCATTCACTACATTAGTttactaatatagtccacttgagagtgaatgaaaatgaatgagtgaattcagacactgatgaacacctgctgttaacaagcagaatcacagaAGGatagagaaaaaacaaaaacagaaaaaaagaaacacaagaactacaactgacttctggccacagccttagatgaaatcaactgaagataaaagaagacattaaaatctctcaagatctgattaaacaactccacaaacagcattaccagcttcacttgtTACTAATCAGACTGATTTCTGTCAtacatctacagaagttcttattgagaattaacagaggtgtAGATGCTGATGATTTATTGTTTCGTTTTATGTcatcattatggtgatcagtgtttgctttagttgggctcttgatccttgacttttgaacattacttttctttggctgctgtaactgtctttaaaatacatttgttatgGCAAAAAAAGCTGAAAGAATATGTGATCAGATGACTTTGGCTCTTTATTAATGGTCACAACCATCATCTAATGGCCTGATTCACTGATCTCATTCAGAGTTTATTCTATAATTATATGGgtgatgttttatatttttgattatgGTATCCCAGTGTAAGCAAGTGTGAATCTGGAAAGAATTTTGAAGAACAACATGTTTGTAACGATAAGTACAAATCAAATACTTAGTTATATAATGTAAGTGCATAGTAGTAAAAGACCACTGATATAAAGTGGGATTGTAATATTAGTATGCCTGTATGGAATTCTGAATTCAGCTTTAGTAGTATTAATCATGTAATAACTATTCTTAGAGcatatttttagagtgtagtgtacatttttagtattattacatacatgaaaataatttaaacatttgttaaactCCACCAGTCTCTCGACTCCTAATGAATGTTAAGAAGTCTAATGTAGAACAGATTTCAAGATTTCAAGGACTCAGATCTCTCTTTTTcaattaaaagataaaaagaaaCCCAGTTGGCACACTTTGGTCATCATGTGATTATGAAAAAGTCATGCTGATCAAACCATATGGTGCCATGCTGCGCTTTTGAGCCACATGGCCACACGTCTTTCAATCTCCTATGGGGATAACAACATGAAAATTGTGTGAGAAAAAGGGGTATGTCAACTccctaattttaaaagtaaaaataaactaaaattattcattattccacaatcattttttttgttacaaaCTCCATTACATTGTTACCTTCCTGGCTTGGTGCAGTGCAGGTTTATCCATTGATTTATCTGAGTTCATGTCCATACAGTGGGCGGTGCCGTCGATAAGAATGACTCGGTCATCGTCCACTGTAGTGTCGTTCCAGACCACGCTTAACTCCATCCATGGGTCAATGTTGCCTTGGTCAGAAACAGGTCTTTATGAATCACATCACATAATGTTCAATCACTGCACTCCACACTGTCATTACATGCATATGAATGAActcaaaaatacaatttaacatAAGGAAATTATGCTTTATCCAAGGTGAAATTATCTGAAGTATCCACATGAAAGCCAAAGGCACTAATGCTCACCATTGACATAGAGCACTCTTTGTGTTTGGGGCCGGTTCCCTCCATAGTACTGGTTGGTGAAGTCAATGCGGAAAGGCAGACTGTCCTGAGGGATGTCGAAGAGTTGAGAGCAGAGCTCCGTCTGAGACTGAATAGTTACCATACGTGAGAAGGGGCAGAAAGTGTCCTCACATGTCTGATCTGCTCCATAAACCAACACAAAAGGTACAATGTTGGATTATAAATTAAGACTTAAAAGACATCATGAAAACTAAACTTATGAAAGATCACCTTAAATACACTCaaatcaagtcacctttatttatatagagctttatacaatacagatacATTAGCGCTTAGCCAAGTGTTATGcatgtattaaagggatagttcacccaaaaatgaacattatcccataatttactcaccctcaagccatcctaggtgtaaatgataggtcaaacacaatcggagtaatattaaaaaatattctggctcttccaagctttagaattggagtgaatagtaaccgatattttgaagcccaaaaaagcacatccatccatcataaaagtaatccatacgactccagggggttaataaaggccttctgaagtgaagcgatgagtttttgtaagaaaaatatccatatttataatttataaactagaatcactggcttccgtacGCGAGTTGATTCTGGCGGAAGAGTGAACTTTGATCCGACACATGACATGTTGATGAACGTGGAagctcagaggatagagcaaaacaaaacaaaacaccggtcatgaattaaaAGTCTAAAAGAAGAATTTGTAAGGAGAAATGtgggaggagcttgagtttgtcgtccagctctatttgtttgaaccgcgagaggcgtctactctcacctaatgCTGCGTTCCAGACGATGTTGGACCTGGGAATTACCCAAATGAAATGTCCCACTTCAGACCTTAGTGAGTTCCAGTCAATTACACGTCACGTTCACATGTTGACCACATGATGTCGCCATGACACAAGGATGTTTTTgtgtcaaaaacacaaaaacagctgACGAAAAGCAAAAATGAAGGTATCATTACATGAACGTAATGTCTAatgttaaagtttgtttttacgtATATGCTCATTTAACATAGGACTTGCCGACATCTTGGAAGCGACGTCATATGACGGTCTCACTGAGGTCGGGGTTGATCAATGTGCCCCGAGTTCACATGCCGATTGTCCGACTTTGAGTGGCGTTTCAGAAGTTATTTCCTAGAAGGAAGTGGGAAAAATCCAAGTTCCGAACTGTCTGGAACACAGCATTAGCTTATGCTACTCCagcatcctacgtcatacaccGAACTCGACTCTCTCATGAACGCGTGGACGGATGTTACCGGAAGATagtgattatagtctataaagttataaatgtagatatttttcttacaaaaacccatcgcttcacttcagaaggcctttattaaccccctggagttatatggattacttttatgatggatggaagtgCTTTTTTTGACTTCAGAATATCAGTTACTATTCACTACCAttgtaaagcttggaagagccagaatattttaaatataactctgattgtgttcgacagaaagaagaaagtcatatacacctaggatggcttgagggtgagtaaattatgagataattttcgtttttgagtgaactattcctttaattgtctccaactaagcaagccagtgTCAAAAGCCCTGGGAAAAACCAGTCTCAGTCAGTGGACCAGTTCTCCTCTGGACAGACGAACCAACACAGTGTGATTTAACACTGATCTTAAAAGTATTTGGCAGCACTCAAAAATGTCATAAACGTCATTGAACTGGATTAACAGATGTCAAACCAGATGTCATAATTTGGGATTATAATAGGATTTAAATTATACAACAATAGATATACTGTTCAAGATAAAGACCAATTGTGATATGTAACATGTCCACACAGTCAGTATGATAAACTACACCAATTGTTACTCTGCTTGTGTGAACTTGAGGGAACTGGCTTCATACTtattaaaaatcacaaaacatgTAGGCTATATAAGAATCCCCTTGACACCAGTTTGTCACTGCAGTGGAAAGATGAAGTCAGTGCTGAGAAAAAGTTTGTTTGCAGGTGCCATTGATGCTTTGATGTTTtattatctaatgcaatgacttTCAGACACTTTTAAGTGTGACTATACactatatgtttgtgtgtgaatgtttgaTTGAGAACCAGAAATCAGAGAGTGATCAAAAAGATCTAGTACTCACAGAAGCCGAACTCAGTGCAGGTCTGGTAGAGCCACTGTCTGTAACTGGATGTAGCTTTAGTGTTACTGAGTTCAAGCACAAGCTTCTCACGAGAGACATCCAGACACGGGACATTCTCTCTGGCACGGTACATCTGAATATACGGCAAAAATACGTTCATGATAAGACCTACACCTGTGCCTCAAAAGTGATGTTGAGATTTATCCACATAATCTCTAATGATGTTATCatttaaatactattttatttagtgaaatgtattttatagtGAGAGGAAACGGTACAACTGTGTACAGTTTTGTTTCAAATGTAAAAGAGATTTAAAAGAATCAGGCAACATTTTTCAGTCAGTGATGCCCTCAGCTGGTTAGAAATGATATTGTGCTTTTCATTTTAGTTGCACAACATGGGCTCTGTGCAAAATTATGTTCTTAAAATAATGTAGTAAGTATTACagtattattgtaataaaatgttcataatgtaataattttctcaaaacgTAATAAAATCTTGAGCTCATAATGTACAgtaataacaattttttttacataatgagaaatttattacattacaaACTCTGTCATAAAACACTGTTATATTGTCATAATTGtaacagctttaaaaacattaaatatattgttattcccatacagtacatttttaaaaatctaaacataaagcataaaacataaaacactatagtattgtatttaaattttgaatttctAATCTAAGCAACACAGCAATAATGTtatgaaactgaaacaaaatTTACTTACCTTATCTGTGGTAATGAATACTGTTATACAAAAACTATACacaaaactttaaaatacaccgatcaggcataacattatgaccatctACCTAATATCTTGTTggtccccttttgctgccaaaacagccctgaccagtcgaggcatggactccactagacccctgaaggtgtgctgtggtatctggcaccaagatgttagcagcagtgCCCGGTTGTATAAAGCaccttaagtgtaattttccCATAAGATCGCTTTTATGTTTCCCTTAAACTTAAGGGAGTTGCAGAAAATAACCGTTAAGTATTACTTAAGGGTTTCTTTAGGTGAAACGTCATAAACCCTAAGGAATTTCCcttaagtatatatttttcactTAAGTAATCCCTTAAAAAACGATAAGTGTTGCATAAAGCCCCTTAACTGTCGTAAGTATAACATAAGGTTCGAAAAACTTCACCTTAAGTGTTACACGGAGTGAGCAGGTTCAATCTATGTCTTCTAACGAGACACGATCGaccgctttatatgataaacaaatTGTAATTTAGGcgtttattcacataaacattgatgAAATTACATATGTAGCACACATGGTCAACGGAAGCGCAAACGTGCGTTCATCACGCGAaaaaacaaacctcattggttcttgcgagCCCTGACCAGAGTTGATGAGCTTCTGAAACAGCCTTATTCATATGGATGTCTTTCAATGAATGGAcataaatgatgagagaatattaaaaatatctttatttgttatttaaatatgaatgaatgtcttatgggtttggaacgacatgagggtgagtgaatgatggcAGAAATCTCAATTTTGAGTAAACTGTCAATTTGAGTTTCTCGTCTGGTCTTTCTCTTTCATAtttggttttcttttttgttttccttATGTTGTTTTCTGTGAAAACATGTCGCGATCGGTATTAACAAATAACGTGTCCATGGCAACAGTAGAATTTTATAATGGCAAAACCTGGGTTGCTGTCGTGAAACACTTAACGGTTTCCCTTACCTAAGAGAATAGTTTAAGGGATTATATGCAACACCCTTAAGTAATTCCCTTAGTTAAGGGGAAATCACGCCTTAAGTGTCATACTTAAGGGAAAAGCTTAAGGTGCTTTTTGCaacctttaagtcctgtaagttgcgaggtggagcctccatggatcaaacttgtttgttcagcacatcccacagatgctcgattgaattgagatctggggaatctggaggccaagtcaacacctcaaactcgttgttgtgctcctcaaaccattcctgaaccatttttgctttgtggcaggacacattatcctgctgaaagaggccacagccaccagggaataccgtttccatgaaagggtgtacatggacTGCAGCAACGCTTAGGTAGTTGGTACGTGTAAAGTaacaggacccaaggtttccctgCAGAACTTTGCCcgaagcatcacactgcctccgccggcttgcctacttcccatagtgcatcctggtgccatgtgttccccaggtaagcgacgcacatgcacccggccatccacttgatgtaaaagaaagcgtgattcatcagaccaggccaccttcttccattgctccgtggtccagttctgatgctcatgtgtccactgttggtgctttcggcagtggacaggggtcaatatgggcaccctgactggtctgcagctatgcagccccatacgcaacaaactgcgatgctctgtgtattctgacacctttctatcagaaccagcattaactccttgagcaatttgagctacagtagctcgtctgttggatcggaccacacgggccagccttcgctccccacgtgcatcaatgagccatgactctgtcgccggttcaccactgttccttcctttaATAGATACTGTCCACTGCAggccgggaacaccccacaagagctgcagttttggagttgctctgacccagtcacctagccatcacaatttggttcttgtcaaactcactcaaatccttacgcttgcccatttttcttgcttctaacacatcaactttgaggacaaaatgttcacttgctgcctaatatatcccacccactaacaggtgtcgtgatgaagagataatcagtgttattcacttcacctgtcagtgctcataatgttatgcctgatcggtgtacatCTAAATgcttacatttaattttatttatttatctatctatctatttatattAAAGTTAGACAcaatttcactttttatttaaaccaaACCATAACATATTTTTaggatattaaataaaaatgagatcaAGAATTGTTACCGCCGCTAGTTTGACCAGACGATCATACGCCTCCTCCTTCTGCCCAAAGGCCTCACTCTTATTGGTCATGATGTCACACAACTCTGCGATGCTGAATGCAACCCCCTCCTCATTGTATTGGACGGTTCCCATGAAGATATCAGCCAAACTCTGCAACAGCTCCATCTTGTCCTCTGGTTTCAAAGGGGTCTCACAACAGCCGAAGTCTTTTCCCACCTCTGTCTCATTCCCCATAAGCAGAGCTGCTTCAACTGCTGCAAACACCCCCTTCACTTCTGCTAGACActgaggacacacacacacgtttgtttttgtgaattgtggggacattccataggcgtaatggtttttatactgtacaaaccgtattttctatcgccctccACTACACCTACCCaacacaggaaactgtgcacatttttactttctcaaaaaaaaaaaactcattctgtatgatttataagccttttgaaaaatggggacatggggtaatgtcctcataagtcacgcTCTCCTTGTATTatctatgtcatacccatgtcattatacaaatttgtatccaaatatgtcacaaaaacgcacgcacacacacacacacacacagaaatacaCAGAGAAACTCAAAGTAACCCTAAATGTGAAAAAACGCTTACCTTTTTAGAGCCACCCACTGCCTCATTCATAAGACTATAAGCAACCACctgcaaaataattaaagaGTTTTTAATGCCAAACCACACAAGTTATGCAATAACTACTGAAAGTCTTGTGCTCTAGCTCAGAGTTTCCTAAACTGGGGTTTGTAAACTCCATCTATGTACTGTATATGCAGTGAGTTTAACATTTGGGAGTCACACTTGTGTTGTTCGCAGTCAAAAGTGACCAAACACTTGaaatgcaactttttttctctgtaaaatcaatgtaatatatttttgtttaataatattttttttttttttttgagagagagaatattatggtactaattaatatttatgcaatatttttttccattgaaaataatagtttttatatttttctattattatttttcaattaaattagtatttcatgttaaaatagagacaaggcCTTCAGAATCCAGTATTTAAAGGcagattagtgccatctggtggaaataaaaaaagaaaaacacatgtAATGCCATGGtgtagccactagatgtctATATATAGCTCTACATAAAGAGGCTTGTGAATTTTCTAGACATAATCGCTTACTTTTATTAGGTTGTggatttgaatatatatttagacattttcaaagactttttgtcaaggtttagaaATCTTTAGTTTGAAATGTTCATTTGATgagtcagtttttgcattataCTGGTCAACAGCCAGAGTGCTTCTGAAATAAATGTAGTCAAACTTTACTAATTCTGGGTCACTGAGAACGAAAATGATGCTCAAAATTGTTGATTGGTTGTAGTTTTCAAGATATGCTAttggtcttacgggtttggaacgacatgagggtgagtaattaatgacagaattttcatttttgggtgaactaacccttaaactgtattttccctttcaaagtgattccaatcatatttcaagcaattcaaaaccatcatgatGAACAGTGCGCTTCTGAAGTATCTCAgcaaggaaataatccattatttatcggcttagAGATATCAGACAAATCGGGTCAATAACGataacattacaaataaatatatatcggccgatactgataTGGTAGCCAATATACTGTGCATccctactactactactactactactaataataataataataataataggtaCAAGAATGAAACACTCACCCTATTATAAGAACTAAAATCCAGTTGAGCTTGAACAGGGGCGGAGGATGCCACCGCTCCATAGATGAGATGAGGAAACTAGaagaaaaagacattttgaatgGAATGTTTCACTGAATGGAAAAAAGCAGCTTAGGAAATTTCTACAgtgttacaaaaaacaaaagaaaattatggcataattcggtaacactttaaaacaaggttccatttgttaatatttactcAACATAAACATTGAAACATACTTCTAAAGGATTTATTAATctaagttaatgttaatttaatttaataaacatttactattacaatcaaaaattttttttaaagacgcctaatataaagtgggatcAACACTTTTTTTAGTGAATTCTTGAACTAAACAACACAACACAGATTTGTTTGGAGACAAACCTTTCCTCTTAGCCAAGCAGAGAGAGCTCCAGCGTAGGAACCTCCAAAGCTGATCCAGGTGTTCCTCTGGGAGAGGCCGAAACGCCGGCTGATGTAATGATGGAACGCAGCCAAGTCGGCCAAACTAGGACAGGACGGAAATGaaacaacaattaaaataaaagtcatggTGATCATCATTGTGATCTGTGAAAAGCTCTGTCATCATTACGCTTGCTGGCTGGAGAGATCTCTCAGTTTCTCTGTCTCTAGCCCATCGGGGTTGATGCTCTTCCCGTAGAAGCGGTGCTCCAGCGACACCAGCAGCGCTCCATGTCTCTCTGCCATGTCCACATGGTGGCCTAACAGATGGAGTGTGGTCAAATGTAAAAGCCAccaatgttttattttccatttctgTATTAGTATTCtcaaaattaaagctgcagtccgtaagttttgcttctttgtcgccatctctgtttgaaacctgcaattgcagttatttgcggaattatcatctttgcgtgagttgtgcatcggcacggctcctcagcgtggatgaatctaatgtttgctgtcactCATCGCaacggtgtggatactgtacttcagaatcacagattctacgtcttgaagtatgaccaaaataagaattttcactggaaaaagtcatctgaacaagtaac is a window from the Ctenopharyngodon idella isolate HZGC_01 chromosome 15, HZGC01, whole genome shotgun sequence genome containing:
- the LOC127496268 gene encoding thymus-specific serine protease, with protein sequence MKDHMHKIHQARIKLTSTAIPKKGTIHQPLNHFNKKNNKTFPQKFFVNDVYWQSSDGPVFLYIGGEGPLSKFSLLFGHHVDMAERHGALLVSLEHRFYGKSINPDGLETEKLRDLSSQQALADLAAFHHYISRRFGLSQRNTWISFGGSYAGALSAWLRGKFPHLIYGAVASSAPVQAQLDFSSYNRVVAYSLMNEAVGGSKKCLAEVKGVFAAVEAALLMGNETEVGKDFGCCETPLKPEDKMELLQSLADIFMGTVQYNEEGVAFSIAELCDIMTNKSEAFGQKEEAYDRLVKLAAMYRARENVPCLDVSREKLVLELSNTKATSSYRQWLYQTCTEFGFYQTCEDTFCPFSRMVTIQSQTELCSQLFDIPQDSLPFRIDFTNQYYGGNRPQTQRVLYVNGNIDPWMELSVVWNDTTVDDDRVILIDGTAHCMDMNSDKSMDKPALHQARKEIERRVAMWLKSAAWHHMV